The proteins below are encoded in one region of Juglans microcarpa x Juglans regia isolate MS1-56 chromosome 4D, Jm3101_v1.0, whole genome shotgun sequence:
- the LOC121259471 gene encoding ganglioside-induced differentiation-associated protein 2-like, whose product MNSPLTLPLSGQEHDLIEKLEVFKIEGRDKRGHKVLRIIGRFFPARLVSTEAFKKYLGEKIFANLGERPFSVVYVHTGVQRAENFPGISTLRSIYESIPTNIRNNLEAVYFVHPGLQARLFLATFGRLIFSGGWYWKLKYVNRVEFLWDHLRRNEIEIPEFVYEHDEELEYRPMMDYGLESDHPRVDGAPSADSPVPIYSLRCIA is encoded by the exons ATGAATTCTCCATTGACACTCCCCCTCTCCGGTCAAGAACATGATCTTATCGAGAAACTCGAAGTTTTCAAGATCGAAGGACGCGACAAAAGGGGTCATAAGGTGCTCCGCATCATCGGTAGATTTTTTCCAG CTCGGCTTGTGAGTACGGAGGCTTTCAAGAAGTATTTGGGGGAGAAGATCTTTGCCAACTTAGGAGAGCGGCCGTTCTCCGTGGTGTACGTGCACACGGGTGTGCAGAGAGCCGAAAACTTTCCCGGAATCTCGACCCTACGGTCAATCTATGAGTCTATTCCGACCAACATCAGAAATAATCTAGAGGCTGTTTATTTCGTACACCCGGGACTGCAGGCCAGACTCTTCCTTGCCACCTTTGGGCGTTTGATTTTCAGCGGAGG GTGGTATTGGAAGCTCAAATACGTGAACAGGGTGGAGTTTCTGTGGGACCACTTGAGAAGGAACGAAATTGAGATACCGGAATTTGTATATGAACATGACGAGGAGCTGGAGTACCGTCCGATGATGGACTACGGGTTGGAGAGCGATCACCCTCGAGTCGACGGTGCACCCTCGGCAGACTCTCCGGTTCCCATTTATTCCCTGAGGTGTATTGCATGA
- the LOC121261592 gene encoding pentatricopeptide repeat-containing protein At5g40410, mitochondrial-like: MVSISCFPSRALSYIHHGALILYKLLGRRKTHTALFPQVFSQRYTNPEPLVSSLILAINSCSSVSHCRAIHARVVKSVNYSDGFIGDQLVSNYIKFGGTEDAQKLFDEIPSKDVASWNSLISRFSQKGFVGKCMCALFRMKFVMGMKPNEVTLLSVIPACTDVGALDVGKYIHGFALKMGMLLEIKVANSIINMYGKCGYLDAACQLFEAMPIRNIVSWNSMIMVYNQNGFPEEGVGCFNLMRLAGVEPDEGTVVALLQACEDLSVGKLAEGIHGVIFSRCLNANERIATALLNLYAKLGRLNASHKVFGEMINPDRVAWTAMLAGYAVHGCGRKAIELFESMVKEGLVPDHVTFTHLLNACSHSGFVKEGKYYFKIMSEVYRIEPRMDHYSCMVDLLGRSGLLSNAYDLIIQMPMEPNSGVWGALLSACRIYGNIELGKEAAERLIALDPSDPRNYIMLSNIYCAGHLWKDASKVRTLMKDRGVIRNPGCSIIEQGNKIHRFVVGDRSHPEWEKIRVKLEELIRKIRKVGYVSKTEFVLHDVEEEVKEDMINEHSEKLAIAFGLLVTNAGPLIITKNLRICGDCHNTAKFISLVEKRTIIIRDSKRFHHFDNGSCSCGDYW; this comes from the coding sequence ATGGTATCGATATCTTGTTTCCCATCACGTGCTCTCTCCTACATTCATCATGGCGCTCTGATTCTATACAAACTCTTGGGCCGGAGAAAAACCCACACTGCCCTTTTCCCTCAAGTCTTCTCTCAAAGATATACCAATCCAGAACCACTTGTTTCCAGTCTAATTCTCGCCATAAACTCTTGTTCTTCCGTCTCGCACTGCCGGGCAATTCACGCCCGCGTTGTCAAATCGGTAAATTATAGCGATGGGTTTATTGGTGATCAGCTGGTGTCTAATTACATCAAGTTTGGCGGTACAGAAGATGCACAGAAGTTGTTTGATGAAATACCTAGCAAGGATGTGGCCTCCTGGAATTCTTTAATTTCCCGATTTTCTCAAAAAGGCTTTGTTGGCAAGTGCATGTGTGCACTTTTCAGGATGAAGTTTGTGATGGGAATGAAACCTAATGAGGTTACGCTCTTATCTGTAATCCCAGCCTGTACCGATGTGGGAGCTCTAGATGTAGGCAAGTACATTCATGGTTTTGCGCTGAAAATGGGTATGTTGTTGGAAATTAAGGTTGCTAATTCTATTATCAATATGTATGGAAAGTGTGGTTATTTAGATGCGGCATGTCAATTATTTGAGGCAATGCCTATCAGGAATATTGTTTCCTGGAATTCTATGATTATGGTTTACAACCAAAATGGATTTCCAGAGGAAGGAGTGGGCTGTTTTAATTTGATGAGATTGGCTGGAGTTGAGCCTGATGAAGGTACTGTGGTGGCCTTGCTTCAGGCTTGTGAAGATTTAAGTGTAGGAAAACTAGCAGAGGGCATTCATGGTGTAATTTTCAGTCGATGTCTCAATGCAAATGAAAGAATTGCAACTGCACTTTTGAATTTGTATGCCAAGTTAGGGAGATTAAATGCATCACACAAGGTTTTTGGAGAGATGATTAATCCAGATAGGGTAGCTTGGACAGCCATGCTTGCAGGCTATGCTGTGCACGGGTGTGGAAGAAAAGCAATTGAGCTCTTCGAAAGCATGGTCAAGGAAGGTTTGGTTCCTGATCATGTGACCTTCACGCATTTGTTAAATGCTTGTAGCCATTCAGGATTTGTCAAGGAGGGGAAGTATTACTTCAAGATCATGTCTGAAGTATATAGAATTGAACCCCGGATGGATCACTACTCCTGCAtggttgatcttcttggtcGCTCTGGTCTTCTGAGTAATGCTTATGACCTGATTATACAAATGCCAATGGAGCCGAATTCTGGAGTCTGGGGGGCCCTCCTTAGTGCTTGTCGGATTTATGGTAACATTGAACTTGGGAAAGAAGCCGCAGAGCGACTGATAGCTTTAGACCCATCAGACCCCAGAAACTATATCATGCTTTCCAATATATACTGTGCTGGTCATCTATGGAAAGATGCATCGAAGGTAAGGACTTTAATGAAGGACAGAGGTGTGATCAGAAACCCTGGCTGCAGTATTATTGAACAAGGAAACAAAATCCACCGCTTTGTAGTAGGCGATCGATCTCACCCCGAGTGGGAGAAGATACGTGTTAAATTGGAAGAGCTGATTAGAAAAATCCGAAAGGTTGGATATGTGTCTAAGACAGAATTTGTTCTACATGATGTTGAAGAGGAGGTTAAAGAGGATATGATCAATGAGCACAGTGAGAAGCTAGCCATTGCATTTGGCCTTTTGGTGACTAATGCAGGCCCTTTAATTATAACAAAGAATCTTAGAATATGTGGTGACTGTCACAACACTGCAAAGTTCATATCACTGGTCGAGAAGCGTACTATCATCATACGAGATTCAAAGCGATTTCACCACTTTGATAATGGATCGTGCTCTTGTGGTGATTATTGGTGA